A genomic stretch from Coffea arabica cultivar ET-39 chromosome 10c, Coffea Arabica ET-39 HiFi, whole genome shotgun sequence includes:
- the LOC113713341 gene encoding uncharacterized protein gives MEDTTSTRRSSGVGDHDVCNPCSFLRKAVSAMLKCLGFDEAKPYVDDHGNKSSSCSKEKDEEKFNNERNGCSGQDDQSSCSPLDPPSSMDPADDPPMEDLAGRGRTPPRPGIRTGNPQTNSSSS, from the exons aTGGAAGACACAACTTCAACAAGACGAAGTTCTGGAGTTGGTGATCATGATGTTTGTAATCCATGCAGTTTTCTAAGGAAAGCTGTAAGTGCCATGCTAAAGTGCTTAGGTTTTGATGAAGCAAAACCATATGTTGATGATCATGGTAACAAATCTTCATCATGCTCCAAGGAGAAGGATGAGGAAAAGTTTAACAATGAACGAAACGGTTGCAGTGGTCAAGATGACCAGTCCTCCTGCTCACCTCTAGATCCACCTTCATCAATGGATCCAGCAGATGATCCCCCCATG GAGGATTTAGCAGGGCGTGGAAGAACTCCTCCCAGGCCAGGAATTCGCACAGGAAATCCTCAAACCAACTCCAGTTCCTCGTGA
- the LOC113713206 gene encoding ethylene-responsive transcription factor ERF112-like, giving the protein MENFSQMVARDQGRRSSRRSTRYLGVRRRQWGRYAAEIRNPYTKERHWLGTFDTAEEAAVAYDLASISFSGIQKARTNFVYPFLALPTPSPPSPPPPPPPPPTPDLEEVDQSCAEVSSFEDDDDDESLFIASVLESFRQSSFDGIQKD; this is encoded by the coding sequence ATGGAAAATTTTTCTCAAATGGTCGCCAGAGATCAAGGGAGAAGAAGCTCAAGACGCTCGACTAGATACCTAGGAGTTAGAAGGAGGCAATGGGGAAGATACGCAGCTGAGATAAGGAATCCATACACAAAAGAAAGACATTGGTTAGGCACATTTGACACTGCTGAAGAAGCTGCTGTGGCTTATGATCTTGCGTCCATTTCTTTCAGTGGCATTCAAAAAGCCCGCACCAATTTCGTTTACCCTTTTTTGGCTTTGCCAACACCATCGCCGCCGTCACCGCCTCCGCCTCCGCCTCCACCACCAACTCCTGATTTGGAAGAAGTTGATCAAAGCTGCGCGGAAGTAAGCAGTttcgaagatgatgatgatgatgagtcTCTTTTCATTGCTTCTGTCTTGGAGTCCTTCCGCCAATCCAGCTTTGATGGCATACAAAAGGATTGA